Sequence from the Streptomyces peucetius genome:
AGCTACCAAGAGGCCCTGCCTTCATGCCCGCAGCCGGCGCCAACCACCCGATCGAGACTCCCGTTCGACGCGCACCCCTCAAGATCGGAACGACAACAGCTACTCAGCCGCTTCCCGACACCATGCCGCCCTCAGCGCAAAGGGACGCCATACCGCCCTCACCAGACCGCACAGCGCCGTGGTGGCGGTCGCTGCTCTCACGCTGAACCCTTCCCGGTCGCCCGGAGCCGCATTGCCGAGCACTTCATCACGAAGGAGAGAGACATGACCCTCGCCATAGGCTTGCCGCGGCCGCCGGTCTTGCCGTAACTGGAGTACTCCTCTTCCAGAAGGTCGCGGTGCCGTTCCTCATACTGCGCCTTCTCCTCCCACGAGGCCGAGGCACGCGCTGATCTCGTGCTGCTTGCCGTCGGTCTGTGGCCGCCCCGGAAAGGGGCGGCCACAGGCATAGAAAAGGTTCAGCTGCCCGGGGAGTCCTCTGCATCCTGGATCAGCTAGGCACTGTCCGGCCGATCATGATGGCCTGCCGGCCCGCCAGACGGGCCGCCGGGCTGCCGGGCGCGGCACTATGGTCGTGAACCAGCCGACGGAGACACAGCGGTAGGGGAATCATGGTCGCGTTCCACGCGTCCGCGCTGGACGGTGTCGCCCGTAATCCGGCGCTGTCGACACCGCTGCTGCTGCGCCTGCTCGCCTTCGACGGGGGCGGTGACCGTCGTCCGCCCCGTCGTGCGCTGCAGCGGGCCGGGCTTTCCGAGTCGGCCGTCGTGGTGATCCTGGCCCACCCGGATCCGGGCGTCCGGATCGATTTCGCCATGAGTGCCAGGGCGGAGCCTGCACAGCGGGCCCGGCTCGCGGACGATCCTTCTTTCAAAGTGCGGGCAGCTCTTGCGTACGGACCCGAGGTCTACGGCCCCCGCACGAAGGTCGCGCCGCTCCCGGCCGCCGTGTGCGTCCGCCTGCTCGACGACCCCGCCCCTTCTGTCCGGACGGCACTGCTGGACTCGCCCCATCTGGCGTCGTCGTTCGTGGCCTCAATGGCTACTCATCACAGCTCGGCAGCGCGCCAGGAAGCGGTGCGTGCATGGGAGATCCTGCCGCCGGGTGAGCGGTCGGCGCTGCTTGCCGACCCTGATCCCGGTGTGCGGCGGGCCGCCGCACACCGGGAGTGCCGACGGGACGCCCACGTCACCGCCGAACTGCTCCAGGATCCGAAGTCCGCCGCCGAGGCGCTGTGCCGAGGGCTCCTCGTCCGCGCCGACGCCGAGCGGTGCGTCGCCGAGGGGACGCACCTGGCGGCTCTTGCCGAGAACCCGTCGTTGCCCGCCGATCTCGTGGAGCGGCTCGCCGTCGACCCCGACGAGGCCGTACGGCTCGCGGTCTCCCTCAGGCCCGAGCTGGACGAGGCACGGCGCATGGCGATCGACTTCACGGCCGGTGACCTCGACAGGGGCGACGGCGTGCAGTGGGTACGGGACGGGCTGACCGACCCCGAGGTGCTGCGCCGAGCCGCAACCTCCGCCCACCCGCTGCTCCGGCGCGCCGCCGCCCGGAGCCCCCACCTGCCGCCCGACCTGCTGCGCCTGCTCGCACGCGTCGAGGACCCGGTGGTGGAGAACCTCCTGGGCATTCACCACCCCGACACCCCGGAGAAGGTCCTGATGCGCGTGTTCGCGAGGCTCGGCGGGACGTTCTCCGCCTGGATGGCGGAGACGCACCCTCGCTTTCCCCGCGAGGGCCTCGCCACCCGCTACGCGGACCACCCGGACGGGAACTACCGCCGACTGGCTGTTCGGGATCCGGCCGCTACGCCCGCGCTGATCGAGCGGCTCAGCCATGACCCCGAGGTCTGGACGCGCCAGGCGGCGGCCGGCGACCCGCGCCTCCCGCTCCACCGGCTCCGCGAGGCACTCCACATACCCGAGCTGGCCTCCAGCGCGGGCGCCAACCCGGCGCTCCCTGAAGACGAGATGGCCGCCGTCCTGAACCGGGCCGGCGTTCCCGCCTGACCGCCGTGCAGGACCGGCCGGCCTGCGCCACTTCCCGGAGAGGCCCTCGTTCCAAGACTTCGACGTGTCGGCGTCACCCTCGGGCCTGGATGGCTTTATCGACGACTCACGACAGCAGTTGCTCACGACTGCGGGAGGCATCCGCCAGGGCTGAATCTCGATGTCGACGAGAACGGGCGGCGCTGGCGGGCACCCCGGCAACGGCGCGATGGCGGCTGCCACCTACGCCCGTAGCCAGCGCTTTTGCCCGCGGCGCCGACGGGCGGCAGAACGGCGGCCTGTCCGCCACCACCGAGCTGCTGCCCGAAGTCATGAACAACCGTCGCGGGCGCTGCCTCCCGAACTGCTCGACAAACGCTGCTCCGAGACGTGGACAGAGCCACGTCGTCCGGCTCACCATCGACGACGTCATCCGCGACGACGACACCATGCTGCTACGACTCGGCGAGCCACCCTCCCCCGTTCCCGCGCCGGTCGCCGCCCTGCTGCTGGAACACATCACGAACCGCGGCAACATGAACACCGCCACCAACCCGGCATCCCGCTGGCTCTTCCCCGGCCGCCGAAGCGGCCAGCCGCTCGGCCCCAACCACCTGTCCACGCTCCTGAACAAGGTCGGAATCCCGATCGCCGCCGCCCGCGGGGCCGCCATCCGGCAGCAACTCCTCGAACTCCCCGCACCCGTCGTCGCAGACGCTCTCGGCTACCACGACAAGACCACGACCAGGCTCCGCAGCGAGACCGGCGGGACCTGGAGCCGATACGCCCCAGGGGAACACGCAAGGTCACCAGCGGGCTGGGTCCCTCGTGGATCCGACGACAGTTGAAGACGAAATCTTACCTGCGTATCACACACAGGGTCAGAACTTGGCGAGGCGGTACGCGTAGCAGTCCTCGCACATGTCTTCGCCCATGTCCGCGACGGTGAAGGCGAGGTCTCCGGCCTGCTGGCAGTAGTCGCACACGCCCGCGTGGCCGCTTCCGCAGCTGAAGCAGATGTACGAAATCGTGTCGGGCGCCGCTGCGGTATTAACGGGAGCTACCGCCGAGTCGCCGCACACCGAGCAGCTGTCGAAGTCCTGGCCGCCGTCCTTGATGGTGATGTGACGGCTCTCGCCGATGTACTCCCACGCCGCTTCCACGCCGGAGCCGTAACTCTGCCAGCAGAAGTGGCACGTCAGGTCCACCGCACCGCCGTCGAGCACGACCGCGTACAGGCCGCAGGAGCGGCAGGGGACAGTCACGTACTCGTGGCCTCTGAGCTGGTCGGCGATCTCGCTCTTCCGCTGTGCGACGAAGGCCGTGATGTGCTGCAAATGGCCGCGGATCTCGTCCATCTCCTGCTCGGCGGTCCACGCCTCGCCCGGATCCTCGACGTGCGGCAGGACGTCAAAGCGGAGGAAGTACATGAGCAGGGTCAGGACGGGCAGGGTCCGGGCCTGGACTGCGCCGAAGGTGTCGCTCCCACCGAAGTGGGTCAGCCGGTTGCGAAGTTGCCCCAGAGCGACAAGGTCTTCATCCTCCGGGTCGAGAACGGTTTCAACGGCCAGACCCACGTTCTCGTTCAGTCGCTCGATCGCCTTCTCGGCGCCGCAGCTCCTGTACTTGCCGGCCTTGTGCTTTGTCTCGTCGAACTTCCCCGTGTTCGCCCAGACGAGTGCCGGCTGATGCATCTCCAACCGGGCCTTGAACAGCACCTCGGCCGCAGCGTGCAGGTGGAGCACCGCGCACTTGAGGTCCCTCGGCTCGGGACCGCCCTGGCGAGCGAGGAGCTCCACGGCGCTGCGCAGGAAGTCCAGACCGTTGGCGAGGGCGGGGAAGTGGAAGTCCTTCGCCTTGACGAGGGAGGAGCCTTCCTGCATTGAGACCGCCGCGCGGCGGGGGGAGGGGACGGGGGCCTCCAGCTCCTCCTGGCCGCCGCGGGCTTCCTCCCTCGGCGCCCAAGGGGAAACGTCGGGGCGCTCGGCTCGGTCGGCCTCGGCGCGCAGCGCGGCAGCCTTCTCCAGAAACATCCGCTCGTCGTCGATCCGGGGGCCGGCGGAGGCGGGGGGTACCCGACTCTCCAGCTCGGCGGCTCGGGCCCAAAGCTCGGCAGCCGATCCGGACTTCTCTACTCCGCTTCCCCCATCATCCGGCTCGATGCGGTCGTCCGCGAAGTCCCCTCCCGATGCCCCGTCCAGCTATCCGCTATTCCAGGGAGAATAACGGATATGGGTTACCTAAATTGATCATTTTGTGTAGTCGACGGCCGGTGTAGGCGTCGACGACGGATACGTGTGGCCGGGCTCGGTGGCCATCAGGCCGGGTCGGCCTGCGGTGGTGGTGGCGCACGGCCCGAGCGAGCCGGCGCTGGCATCGGCGATCGGTGAGGGAGAGCCCGTCACGGTGCCGCCACGGCGGCGGCTTCGAGGCTGCGAGGCTTCGTCCAGGGGTAGGCCGCCCATGCCCCCCCCAGGATCGGGTTGATGGCGGGCCGCCCGTCGGCGAGGGCCCGTAGGGACCAGCCTGCAGGCGTTGGCTGCTCGATCTGGGCGAGAAGGGCGTGTTCGAGACCGGGGTCGGTCGCGATGACGGCGTCCTCCAGCTCACTGGCCGGAGCGACCAGCGTGGGCACGTCCGTGGTCGGCAGGGTGTCCCGGAAGTCCGGGGTGTTGACCAGGTGGTACGGCTCCATGGTGATCACGAGGCCGAACATCGGGCGGTCGGCCGGGATGTGGATGAACTTCGCGTGCCGGTTGCGGATCAGCTTCGCGGTGTTGGTGATCTGCTTTCCTATGGCCTTGCCCAGCTTCTGGTCCAGCTCGTCGCCGAACTCCTGCTGGGGGCCGAGCCGCAGCTTGGCAGTGGGCCGGACCGACTTGACTTCGACCAGCAGCACGAGCCCGGGCAGGACCACGATCCAGTCGACGCTCTTCTCCCCGTTCTTGCCGTAGACGATCTCCGGGAAAACCTCGGCGTCGGGCAGGAAGGGCAGATGCCGACCGACGTACTGCTCGAACAGATCCCCCAGGTCGCGCGTGAAGGCGAGGAACGTCTCGTCGTCCGTGTAGTGGTCGCGGCCGGTGTAGTACAGGCCCATGGGGCTGACCTTACCCAGCACGGCGGGCGTGATTGAGATGAGGTAGTCGCATCCGTACCCGCGGACCAGCGGACGGGCCCGCAGCGGATTGGGGTTGTAACGCCGCAGCAGGGGATCCGAGGTCAGCAGGCCGGCCGCGACTCGGGCACGCCCCTCTGCGGCGTCGGTGGCGAAGTTCCGCTCCACCACCGTCTTGATCGCCGCCCGGCTGGTCAGGGCCTCGAAGACCGTGAGCTCGTTCTCGGGCAGCCAGGCAAGGTCGAACCGCCCCAGCCGGGTGGTCGCCGCGGTGTACAGCAGCAGCCCGAGCCCCCCGTAGTCAGCCAGTGGGCAGCCGAGGAGATCCTGCTCCCATCCGGCGGTGAGGACCTCCAGCGACCTGCTTGGCTTGGTCTGGACGAGCACGGCGACACTCCGCGCGAGCTCGGAGAAATCGTCCTCCTGCCACGTGAACTGAAGGCCCGCGAGGCGGAGCAGGAACCCTTCCAGGCGCTCGCCGACGGGCAGATGCCGCATCAGGTCGTCCAAGGCCGCGTGCTGGGCGAGGATCTCCCGCAGGTCGTCCTCGGTGGCCGCCTTCTGACGGTGCTCGTTGCCGTGGGCCAGCGACACCCAGGCCGCATCCGCAAGACCACAGGGTCGATACAGCCCGGTACGGTCGGTGGCCCACTGCTCCTTCGTCGGCCACTGCGCGCTCGTTCGCGCGATCAGCGGCAGGAGGGAGCTGGGCGGGTGCCGGCGGACTCGCTGCACGTACTCGCGGTCGGCGACGGGGGAGCGGAAGAACGAACGGGCCATGCCCATCATTCTCTTCCGCAGGCTGTACCGAACGGGCCGAAATTTCACAACTAGGGCCTGGTGGGTGAGGTGTTCGGCGAGGTCAGGGGCCGGTGGCTCGGGCAGGGACGGGGCGGCGTTGCTCGCCCACTCGGGCCTGCCCGGCCGCCTCTTCCTGCTCGGCTTCGGTGAGGGCCCGGTACAGCGAGGCGACCAAGGGGTTCGTGCCCGCGTTCTTCCCGGTCTTGATGGTCAGCTTCTTCGTGATCTCGGGGACGGGTACGTTCTTATCCTTGAGCGCCTGGCTCTGTCCACGTCTCGGAGCAGCGTTTGTCGAGCAGT
This genomic interval carries:
- a CDS encoding Mucin-2; protein product: MVAFHASALDGVARNPALSTPLLLRLLAFDGGGDRRPPRRALQRAGLSESAVVVILAHPDPGVRIDFAMSARAEPAQRARLADDPSFKVRAALAYGPEVYGPRTKVAPLPAAVCVRLLDDPAPSVRTALLDSPHLASSFVASMATHHSSAARQEAVRAWEILPPGERSALLADPDPGVRRAAAHRECRRDAHVTAELLQDPKSAAEALCRGLLVRADAERCVAEGTHLAALAENPSLPADLVERLAVDPDEAVRLAVSLRPELDEARRMAIDFTAGDLDRGDGVQWVRDGLTDPEVLRRAATSAHPLLRRAAARSPHLPPDLLRLLARVEDPVVENLLGIHHPDTPEKVLMRVFARLGGTFSAWMAETHPRFPREGLATRYADHPDGNYRRLAVRDPAATPALIERLSHDPEVWTRQAAAGDPRLPLHRLREALHIPELASSAGANPALPEDEMAAVLNRAGVPA